In Brienomyrus brachyistius isolate T26 unplaced genomic scaffold, BBRACH_0.4 scaffold133, whole genome shotgun sequence, a single window of DNA contains:
- the LOC125727917 gene encoding zona pellucida sperm-binding protein 4-like isoform X2, with protein sequence MAKSRCIQQLWAHASILLAVLAVSFAQKTAVKNFVSASAKCQVYERVPCGDPAFGQAACEAINCCFDGQQCYYGNAVTVQCTRDGQFVVVVAKDSTVPQLDVASVSLLGGNAAPCLPVATTNAFAIYTFPVTACGTVVKVDGDYVVYENRMTSSYEVGVGPLGSITRDSLYELLFQCRYWGAEVASLVAAVNTVPPPLPVAAPGPLRVELRLANGQCYTKGCDEGAAAYTSYYQDSDYPVTKVLRQSVYVEVRILNRTDPNLVLVLENCWATPGLDPLSLPQWSLLVDGCPYQGDKYQTTLVPVDASSGLPFPTHYKRFIVKMFTFVDPASQRRYQGKGFIHCSVAVCRPSATDSCEQRCFRKGRDVAAAHKSSSPDTAVVSSGEMHLVAPRVGHMAGRW encoded by the exons ATGGCGAAATCGCGCTGTATTCAGCAGCTTTGGGCTCACGCAAGCATTTTACTCGCTGTTCTTGCCGTCTCTTTCGCGCAGAAAACGGCTGTCAAGAATTTCGTTTCCGCTTCAGCCAAATGCCAAGTGTATGAGAGGGTTCCATGTGGCGATCCTGCTTTTGGCCAGGCTGCTTGTGAAGCCATAAACTGCTGCTTTGATGGCCAGCAGTGTTACTATGGGAATGCAG TGACTGTGCAGTGCACAAGGGATGGTCAGTTTGTGGTTGTGGTGGCCAAGGATTCCACTGTGCCCCAGCTGGATGTGGCCAGTGTCTCCCTGCTGGGTGgaaatgctgccccttgcctccCTGTTGCCACTACGAATGCCTTTGCCATCTACACCTTCCCTGTGACTGCCTGTGGCACTGTGGTCAAG GTGGATGGTGACTATGTAGTGTATGAGAACAGGATGACGTCTTCATATGAAGTTGGTGTGGGCCCCTTGGGGTCCATCACAAGGGACTCCCTCTACGA GCTGCTCTTCCAGTGTAGGTATTGGGGTGCTGAGGTTGCTTCCCTGGTGGCCGCTGTGAATACAGTTCCACCACCTCTGCCAGTAGCTGCTCCAGGGCCTCTGCGGGTGGAGCTGAGGCTGGCAAATGGCCAGTGTTACACTAAAGGGTGTGATGAAG GAGCTGCTGCATATACCTCCTACTACCAGGACAGCGACTACCCTGTGACCAAGGTCTTGCGGCAGTCTGTATACGTTGAGGTTCGCATCCTGAATAGGACAGACCCCAACCTTGTCCTGGTTCTGGAGAACTGCTGGGCAACACCTGGCCTTGACCCTCTGAGCCTGCCTCAGTGGAGCCTCTTGGTTGATGG GTGCCCCTACCAAGGTGACAAGTACCAGACCACCTTGGTTCCTGTGGATGCTTCCTCTGGGCTTCCCTTCCCAACCCACTACAAGCGCTTCATTGTGAAGATGTTCACATTTGTGGACCCAGCCTCCCAGCGACGTTATCAGGGCAAG GGGTTCATCCACTGCAGTGTAGCTGTGTGCCGCCCATCGGCCACTGACAGCTGTGAGCAGAGGTGCTTCAGGAAAG GTAGGGATGTTGCTGCTGCACACAAGAGCTCCTCCCCTGACACGGCTGTGGTGTCCAGTGGGGAAATGCATCTGGTGGCCCCCAGAGTCGGACACATGGCTGGCCGGTGGTGA
- the LOC125727935 gene encoding lectin-like translates to MRTPSLLGVALLCLAAMPAAMADDNVDLHFPKQCGKRYWHKVGRYCAKYFNTPSSFADAESACRQAASGGHLVSVHDEQTNADVLAIVLEYNPSSPRIWLGGQRFGQSSTFIWTDGSAWDFEKWVPDQPDDAGNHENCVEMNWKDLGEWNDDWCIKRKPFICAFKWHKWQQEPED, encoded by the exons ATGAGGACTCCAAGCTTGCTGGGGGTTGCACTCCTCTGCCTGGCTGCCATGCCTGCTGCAATGGCTGATG ACAATGTAGATCTCCACTTCCCAAAGCAGTGTGGTAAACGCTACTGGCACAAAGTGGGCCGCTACTGTGCAAAGTATTTCAACACACCAAGCTCCTTTGCCGATGCCGAG TCTGCTTGCAGGCAGGCAGCTTCAGGGGGTCACCTGGTCTCCGTGCACGATGAACAAACAAATGCGGATGTCTTGGCCATCGTGTTGGAATACAACCCCTCCTCACCAAGGATCTGGTTGGGCGGTCAAAGGTTTGGTCAG TCAAGTACATTCATCTGGACAGATGGTTCTGCTTGGGATTTTGAGAAATGGGTTCCAGATCAACCAGATGATGCTGGAAATCATGAGAACTGTGTGGAGATGAACTGGAAAG ACTTGGGAGAATGGAATGATGACTGGTGCATCAAACGGAAACCTTTCATCTGCGCCTTCAAATGGCACAAGTGGCAGCAGGAGCCGGAAGACTGA
- the LOC125727943 gene encoding zona pellucida sperm-binding protein 4-like yields MEQTKTAVKNFVSASAKCQVYERIPCGDPAFGQAACEAINCCFDGQQCYYGNAVTVQCTRDGQFVVVVAKDSTVPQLDVASVSLLGGNAAPCLPVATTNAFAIYTFPVTACGTVVKPSLLVSVSDGLLLPGRLLFQCRYWGAEVASLVAAVNTVPPPLPVAAPGPLRVELRLANGQCYTKGCDEGAAAYTSYYQDSDYPVTKVLRQPVYVEVRILNRTDPNLVLVLENCWATPGLDPLSLPQWNLLVDRCPYQGDKYQTTLVPVDASSGLPFPTHYKRFIVKMFAFVDPASQRRYQGKGFIHCSVAVCRPSATDSCEQRCFRKGRDVAAAHKSSSPDTTVVSSGEMHLVAPRVGHMAGRW; encoded by the exons ATGGAGCAGACA AAAACGGCTGTCAAGAATTTCGTTTCCGCTTCAGCCAAATGCCAAGTGTATGAGAGGATTCCATGTGGCGATCCTGCTTTCGGCCAGGCTGCTTGTGAAGCCATAAACTGCTGCTTTGATGGCCAGCAGTGTTACTATGGGAATGCAG TGACTGTGCAGTGCACAAGGGATGGTCAGTTTGTGGTTGTGGTGGCCAAGGATTCCACTGTGCCCCAGCTGGATGTGGCCAGTGTCTCCCTGCTGGGTGgaaatgctgccccttgcctccCTGTTGCCACTACAAATGCCTTTGCCATCTACACCTTCCCTGTGACTGCCTGTGGCACTGTGGTCAAG CCCTCCTTGCTGGTGTCTGTATCTGATGGCCTGCTGTTGCCTGGCAGGCTCCTCTTCCAGTGTAGGTATTGGGGTGCTGAGGTTGCGTCCCTGGTGGCCGCTGTGAATACAGTTCCACCACCTCTGCCAGTAGCTGCTCCAGGGCCTCTGCGGGTGGAGCTGAGGCTGGCAAATGGCCAGTGTTACACTAAAGGGTGTGATGAAG GAGCTGCTGCATATACCTCCTACTACCAGGACAGCGACTACCCTGTGACCAAGGTGTTGCGGCAGCCTGTATATGTTGAGGTTCGCATCCTGAATAGGACGGACCCCAACCTTGTCCTGGTTCTGGAGAACTGCTGGGCAACACCTGGCCTTGACCCTCTGAGCCTGCCTCAGTGGAACCTCCTGGTTGACAG GTGCCCCTACCAAGGTGACAAGTACCAGACCACCTTGGTTCCTGTGGATGCTTCCTCTGGGCTTCCCTTCCCAACCCACTACAAGCGCTTCATTGTGAAGATGTTCGCATTTGTGGACCCAGCCTCCCAGCGACGTTATCAGGGGAAG GGGTTCATCCACTGCAGTGTAGCTGTGTGCCGCCCATCGGCCACTGACAGCTGTGAGCAGAGGTGCTTCAGGAAAG GTAGGGATGTTGCTGCTGCACACAAGAGCTCCTCCCCTGACACGACTGTGGTGTCCAGTGGGGAAATGCATCTGGTGGCCCCCAGAGTCGGACACATGGCTGGCCGGTGGTGA
- the LOC125727918 gene encoding zona pellucida sperm-binding protein 4-like isoform X4, whose product MCDLLNGRVWIPLAVTVQCTRDGQFVVVVAKDSTVPQLDVASVSLLGGNAAPCLPVATTNAFAIYTFPVTACGTVVKVDGDYVVYENRMTSSYEVGVGPLGSITRDSLYELLFQCRYWGAEVASLVAAVNTVPPPLPVAAPGPLRVELRLANGQCYTKGCDEGAAAYTSYYQDSDYSVTKVLRQPVYVEVRILNRTDPNLVLVLENCWATPGLDPLSLPQWSLLVDGCPYQGDKYQTTLVPVDASSGLPFPTHYKRFIVKMFAFVDPASQRRYQGKGFIHCSVAVCRPSATDSCEQRCFRKGRDVAAAHKSSSPDTTVVSSGEMHLVAPRVGHMAGRW is encoded by the exons ATGTGTGATCTATTAAATGGGCGTGTGTGGATCCCTCTTGCAGTGACTGTGCAGTGCACAAGGGATGGTCAGTTTGTGGTTGTGGTGGCCAAGGATTCCACTGTGCCCCAGCTGGATGTGGCCAGTGTCTCCCTGCTGGGTGgaaatgctgccccttgcctccCTGTTGCCACTACAAATGCCTTTGCCATCTACACCTTCCCTGTGACTGCCTGTGGCACTGTGGTCAAG GTGGATGGTGACTATGTAGTGTATGAGAACAGGATGACGTCTTCATATGAAGTTGGTGTGGGCCCCCTGGGATCCATCACAAGGGACTCCCTCTACGA GCTCCTCTTCCAGTGTAGGTATTGGGGTGCTGAGGTTGCGTCCCTGGTGGCCGCTGTGAATACAGTTCCACCACCTCTGCCAGTAGCTGCTCCAGGGCCTCTGCGGGTGGAGCTGAGGCTGGCAAATGGCCAGTGTTACACTAAAGGGTGTGATGAAG GAGCTGCTGCATATACCTCCTACTACCAGGACAGCGACTACTCTGTGACCAAGGTGTTGCGGCAGCCTGTATATGTTGAGGTTCGCATCCTGAATAGGACGGACCCCAACCTTGTCCTGGTTCTGGAGAACTGCTGGGCAACACCTGGCCTTGACCCTCTGAGCCTGCCTCAGTGGAGCCTCTTGGTTGATGG GTGCCCCTACCAAGGTGACAAGTACCAGACCACCTTGGTTCCTGTGGATGCTTCCTCTGGGCTTCCCTTCCCAACCCACTACAAGCGCTTCATTGTGAAGATGTTCGCATTTGTGGACCCAGCCTCCCAGCGACGTTATCAGGGGAAG GGGTTCATCCACTGCAGTGTAGCTGTGTGCCGCCCATCGGCCACTGACAGCTGTGAGCAGAGGTGCTTCAGGAAAG GTAGGGATGTTGCTGCTGCACACAAGAGCTCCTCCCCTGACACGACTGTGGTGTCCAGTGGGGAAATGCATCTGGTGGCCCCCAGAGTCGGACACATGGCTGGCCGGTGGTGA
- the LOC125727908 gene encoding zona pellucida sperm-binding protein 4-like, translating to MVLLAMIVQCTRDGQFVVVVAKDSTVPQLDVASVSLLGGNAAPCLPVATTNAFAIYTFPVTACGTVVKVDGDYVVYENRMTSSYEVGVGPLGSITRDSLYELLFQCRYWGAEVASLVAAVNTVPPPLPVAAPGPLRVELRLANGQCYTKGCDEGAAAYTSYYQDSDYPVTKVLRQPVYVEVRILNRTDPNLVLVLENCWATPGLDPLSLPQWSLLVDGCPYQGDKYQTTLVPVDASSGLPFPTHYKRFIVKMFAFVDPASQRRYQGKGFIHCSVAVCRPSATDSCEQRCFRKGRDVAAAHKSSSPDTAVVSSGEMHLVAPRVGHMAGRW from the exons ATGGTTCTTctggcaa TGATTGTGCAGTGCACAAGGGATGGTCAGTTTGTGGTTGTGGTGGCCAAGGATTCCACTGTGCCCCAGCTGGATGTGGCCAGTGTCTCCCTGCTGGGTGgaaatgctgccccttgcctccCTGTTGCCACTACGAATGCCTTTGCCATCTACACCTTCCCTGTGACTGCCTGTGGCACTGTGGTCAAG GTGGATGGTGACTATGTAGTGTATGAGAACAGGATGACGTCTTCATATGAAGTTGGTGTGGGCCCCTTGGGGTCCATCACAAGGGACTCCCTCTACGA GCTGCTCTTCCAGTGTAGGTATTGGGGTGCTGAGGTTGCTTCCCTGGTGGCCGCTGTGAATACAGTTCCACCACCTCTGCCAGTAGCTGCTCCAGGGCCTCTGCGGGTGGAGCTGAGGCTGGCAAATGGCCAGTGTTACACTAAAGGGTGTGATGAAG GAGCTGCTGCATATACCTCCTACTACCAGGACAGCGACTACCCTGTGACCAAGGTCTTGCGGCAGCCTGTATACGTTGAGGTTCGCATCCTGAATAGGACAGACCCCAACCTTGTCCTGGTTCTGGAGAACTGCTGGGCAACACCTGGCCTTGACCCTCTGAGCCTGCCTCAGTGGAGCCTCTTGGTTGATGG GTGCCCCTACCAAGGTGACAAGTACCAGACCACCTTGGTTCCTGTGGATGCTTCCTCTGGGCTTCCCTTCCCAACCCACTACAAGCGCTTCATTGTGAAGATGTTCGCATTTGTGGACCCAGCCTCCCAGCGACGTTATCAGGGGAAG GGGTTCATCCACTGCAGTGTAGCTGTGTGCCGCCCATCGGCCACTGACAGCTGTGAGCAGAGGTGCTTCAGGAAAG GTAGGGATGTTGCTGCTGCACACAAGAGCTCCTCCCCTGACACGGCTGTGGTGTCCAGTGGGGAAATGCATCTGGTGGCCCCCAGAGTCGGACACATGGCTGGCCGGTGGTGA